Proteins from a genomic interval of Diaphorobacter sp. HDW4A:
- the priA gene encoding primosomal protein N' translates to MTIETADESLSSAPEAPASHALWVAVATPAHSSVSEPLSYLSPAPLPPGTLVRVPLGRREVLGVVWDSPAGNEPSLPHGVQARSVLGVLEGIPPLNESWRRLTSFTARYYQRALGEVALAALPPQLRDLTPEQMARRIKRKAKADKDGALGPEAASALPPIQLSEEQQQATRQIASEPGPFLLYGSTGSGKTEVYLHSVQQVLAANPQAQALVMVPEINLTPQLEERFLERFAPIYGESAVVSMHSGMTNPQRLKSWTAAHMGEARIVLGTRMAVFASMPGLALIVVDEEHDASYKQQEGARYSARDLAVWRAREQNAKVILGSATPSLESWHASRPPSAEDPQGGRYLRLNMPSRIGAAELPRVRLVDMSQQPRGAVFSPPLLRAITERVERGEQCLVLLNRRGFAPVLHCKDCGWKSDCPHCSAHQVFHKIDRTLRCHHCGFTQRVPHACPSCGNVDISPMGRGTEQLEEQLAALLRNVITPERRAARVARIDADTTKNKGALEEQLAAVHSGEVDVLVGTQMVAKGHDFRRITLVAAVQPDGALFSSDFRAPERLFALLMQAAGRAGRDAHYIAAQGGNPPEMWIQTWHAEHSLYAALRRHDYPRFASEQLQERTDAGMPPFAYQALVRADARTQEAAQAFLNAVSEAARERQLPGIEHVFLFPPVPMAVQRVANVERAQMLIESTNRSALQHFLAAWQEVLHAARSDHKAVIRWLVDVDPQAI, encoded by the coding sequence ATGACCATCGAGACAGCAGACGAATCCCTCTCCTCCGCCCCCGAAGCCCCCGCGAGCCATGCGCTTTGGGTGGCGGTGGCTACGCCTGCACACAGTAGTGTTTCGGAGCCGCTGTCCTATCTGAGTCCGGCGCCACTGCCCCCCGGAACCCTGGTGCGCGTGCCGTTGGGCCGCCGCGAGGTGCTGGGCGTGGTCTGGGACTCACCTGCAGGCAACGAGCCCTCATTGCCCCATGGCGTTCAGGCTCGTTCCGTCTTGGGCGTGCTGGAAGGCATTCCCCCTCTGAACGAGAGTTGGAGGCGGCTGACCAGTTTCACCGCGCGCTACTACCAGCGCGCTTTGGGTGAGGTGGCGCTGGCGGCACTGCCACCACAGTTGCGCGACCTGACGCCCGAGCAGATGGCGCGGCGCATCAAACGCAAGGCAAAGGCGGACAAGGACGGGGCACTCGGCCCCGAGGCGGCGTCCGCGCTGCCGCCCATCCAATTGTCTGAGGAACAGCAGCAAGCCACCCGGCAGATCGCCTCCGAGCCCGGCCCGTTCCTGCTCTACGGTAGCACCGGCAGCGGCAAGACCGAGGTCTATCTGCACAGCGTGCAACAGGTGCTAGCAGCCAATCCGCAGGCCCAGGCGCTGGTGATGGTGCCGGAAATCAATCTCACGCCCCAATTGGAAGAGCGTTTTTTGGAACGCTTTGCGCCAATCTACGGCGAGTCGGCCGTGGTCTCCATGCACAGCGGCATGACCAATCCGCAGCGCCTGAAAAGCTGGACGGCAGCGCACATGGGCGAGGCGCGCATTGTGCTCGGCACGCGCATGGCGGTGTTCGCGAGCATGCCCGGTCTCGCGCTCATCGTGGTCGACGAGGAACACGACGCGAGCTACAAGCAGCAGGAAGGCGCCCGCTACTCCGCCCGCGATCTGGCCGTGTGGCGTGCACGCGAGCAGAACGCCAAAGTGATTCTGGGCAGCGCTACGCCGTCGCTCGAAAGCTGGCACGCCAGCCGCCCGCCGAGCGCAGAAGATCCACAGGGCGGACGCTACCTGCGGCTGAACATGCCAAGCCGCATTGGCGCGGCCGAGCTGCCGCGCGTGCGCCTGGTCGACATGAGCCAGCAGCCACGCGGCGCGGTTTTCTCGCCGCCGCTGCTGCGCGCGATCACCGAGCGCGTCGAGCGCGGCGAGCAATGCCTCGTGCTGCTCAACCGCCGAGGCTTCGCGCCCGTGCTGCATTGCAAGGACTGCGGCTGGAAGAGCGACTGCCCGCACTGCAGCGCGCACCAGGTCTTCCACAAGATCGACCGCACGCTGCGCTGCCACCACTGCGGTTTCACCCAGCGCGTGCCACATGCCTGCCCGAGCTGCGGCAATGTCGACATCTCGCCGATGGGGCGTGGCACCGAGCAACTCGAAGAACAGCTCGCCGCGCTGCTGCGCAACGTGATCACGCCCGAGCGCCGCGCCGCCCGCGTGGCGCGCATCGACGCCGACACGACCAAGAACAAAGGTGCACTGGAAGAACAGCTCGCCGCCGTGCACAGCGGCGAGGTCGACGTGCTCGTGGGCACACAGATGGTCGCCAAAGGACACGACTTCCGCCGCATCACGCTGGTGGCCGCCGTGCAGCCCGATGGTGCGCTGTTCAGCAGCGATTTCCGCGCGCCCGAGCGTTTATTCGCGCTGCTCATGCAGGCCGCAGGCCGCGCCGGTCGGGATGCGCACTACATCGCCGCGCAGGGCGGCAATCCACCCGAAATGTGGATACAGACCTGGCACGCCGAGCACAGCCTCTACGCCGCGCTGCGCCGACACGACTATCCGCGCTTCGCTTCGGAGCAGTTGCAAGAGCGCACCGACGCGGGCATGCCGCCCTTCGCCTACCAAGCGCTGGTACGGGCCGATGCGCGCACGCAGGAGGCCGCGCAGGCCTTTCTGAACGCGGTGAGCGAAGCCGCACGCGAGCGACAGTTGCCCGGCATCGAGCATGTCTTTCTGTTTCCGCCCGTGCCGATGGCGGTGCAGCGCGTGGCCAATGTGGAGCGAGCCCAGATGCTCATCGAGAGCACCAACCGCAGCGCGCTGCAGCACTTTCTCGCAGCGTGGCAGGAGGTGCTGCACGCCGCCCGTTCAGATCACAAGGCGGTGATCCGCTGGCTGGTGGATGTGGACCCGCAGGCGATCTGA
- a CDS encoding asparaginase: MVIQSFRKSVAATAVAVSLLSGLSALPSLSFAQDSSAASAAASAAAKAAKPNVVVLATGGTIAGAGASAMNSATYSAAKVPVDKLLAGLPELANVANVKGEQVFQIASESFTNDNLLTLAKRVSALAKQSDVDGIVVTHGTDTLAETAYFLSLTVQTDKPVVVVGSMRPGTALSADGALNLVNAVSVAGAKDSKGKGVFVTMNDEIQTARDVNKDINIKTGAFTSQWGPLGMVVEGKNYWFRAPAKRHTTQSEFNIDSIDKLPQVDIVYAYGNVQPTAVNALVDAGAKAIVHAGTGNGSVADRMVKPLQDARGKGVLIVRSSRVPYGFVLRNAEQPDDKYDWVVAHDMRPEKARILTMLALTKGVSTSELQRMFWEY; the protein is encoded by the coding sequence ATGGTTATCCAATCGTTTCGCAAATCTGTTGCAGCCACGGCCGTTGCCGTATCCCTTCTGAGCGGCCTGTCCGCCCTGCCTTCCCTCAGCTTTGCGCAGGACTCATCCGCCGCCTCGGCCGCCGCCTCTGCGGCAGCCAAGGCCGCCAAGCCCAACGTCGTCGTGCTCGCCACCGGCGGCACGATTGCCGGCGCAGGCGCATCGGCAATGAACAGCGCCACTTACTCCGCCGCCAAAGTACCTGTGGACAAGCTGCTGGCCGGCCTGCCCGAGCTCGCCAACGTCGCCAACGTCAAAGGTGAACAGGTCTTCCAGATCGCCTCGGAAAGCTTCACCAACGACAACCTGCTGACGCTCGCCAAGCGTGTATCGGCTCTCGCCAAGCAGAGCGATGTGGACGGTATCGTCGTCACCCACGGCACCGACACGCTGGCCGAGACCGCCTATTTTCTGAGCCTCACCGTGCAGACCGACAAGCCCGTCGTCGTCGTTGGCTCCATGCGCCCCGGCACGGCGCTGTCCGCCGACGGTGCCCTGAATCTGGTCAACGCTGTGAGCGTCGCAGGTGCCAAGGACTCCAAGGGCAAGGGCGTCTTCGTCACCATGAACGACGAAATCCAGACCGCACGCGACGTGAACAAGGACATCAACATCAAGACCGGTGCCTTCACCAGCCAGTGGGGCCCGCTCGGCATGGTCGTCGAGGGCAAGAACTACTGGTTCCGCGCCCCCGCAAAACGCCACACGACGCAATCGGAATTCAACATCGACAGCATCGACAAGCTGCCCCAAGTCGACATCGTGTACGCCTACGGCAACGTCCAGCCCACCGCGGTCAACGCGCTGGTCGACGCAGGCGCCAAGGCGATTGTCCACGCGGGTACCGGCAACGGCTCGGTGGCTGACCGCATGGTCAAGCCACTCCAGGACGCGCGCGGCAAGGGCGTGCTGATCGTGCGTTCATCGCGCGTGCCGTATGGCTTTGTGTTGCGCAATGCCGAACAGCCTGACGACAAGTACGACTGGGTGGTGGCGCATGACATGCGGCCTGAAAAGGCGCGCATCTTGACTATGTTGGCGTTGACCAAGGGGGTGAGTACTTCAGAACTGCAACGCATGTTCTGGGAGTATTGA
- a CDS encoding DUF5979 domain-containing protein: MRFGRCWVVCERWNASIWRLLLLGVLLLAGNAHAQGSVTVTAPNAAVGGDVITIPVSMSSLTTALGSSTFSITVDTSLMQLSVTCNVAASSPGACAQVSGLTVNGNVINGNINDLAQSQVVVVSVTGQVPTKVDVTDYPNPGTIATVASLTLAGGATSSSHGNTTVTYLPYDIAITSRILSPITTFAFDTDEIVIENTYVNNGPGPAHGAFIRGELYTRDTVNMGYSPWTLVGLQIDCASSNGAQCPAAPIQLGGDTWYGQTGIYQDRVPVMPTGGSVVVTMRFKIAKPSVTQTCGASYQGVIKGIVSVGSRYSAGSMSDYSNEQLSTASVQLPPCPLTDLSVEITQAPPLVLALNTPYAYEIVFRNNGPLDTPAQLNPLFANHIIDPSVQVTSSGWQCISGGSNCPDANNRVANFPAGTEIRMRINVSLAQVSTPRCGPDTWFGRLFVMPDIYPNGVDPGSGLAMVDSDLGNNSTRSEDSNLNLPRPACPTRDLESRIDSMPAAVKFGEPYVVRFTYTNHGADDLVWTGSSQGPAQVQFFFNRNGNTPVRFASANMTCVASNNATCPTLSVPANFQQPFEANWIAPNLGDAFGMSNPFTIPVNGSLTYEFTLLPIGYPPQCPNGAQTRMEITTSIASHDSYLEPANDPHPNDAIASTDKSPVCEDLTVNKQLTVNGTQSNSVDVNAPLSFSLTATAPAVDQGGRDVTSVMIEDVLPAGFVFDPATPGQFACTRVPAGDVVTQCATFGNGITWDAATRSLKINTSVLKAGSAVSYVILGRAAAQAGVWSNTATLTLDDVEFYDQNKGSNTSNVEFTINGREPTVLKSTSDSVISAAGANVRYNIVVSNPANGDAITLGRLTDALPTGFVLVSSSVPVVTGGGSFDSAQLPQAGDTTLNWGAFMLSAGGSISVDFVVRSNPALKCGPDVINNSAAFRYNTASGAASVAYDGAAPGHPRDDVTFPCVPSTTGNLSAAMVISGEPLPSGFAPEAGMFALCTDPASSTQSRYPATGFATMTSALSAQLDALPVDAVCVVQLDPAKPITAAPVGYRWNSTTPVIAPATLTIVSGQTVASTFTWTLERDVADLLVNFTVAGAPGGYSGSVGVYALCDLPAAGTRYPASGVVLINAQANGIVSGVPVGAKCAINLDGAPLPVAASGYRWSSVLPTVSQPGVTLSTGATASIHWAMAVSTDGNGSGETPVPVPVNQWQALAILSLMMLAWTGWRQRTRRGASAAR; this comes from the coding sequence ATGAGATTCGGCAGGTGTTGGGTAGTTTGTGAGCGCTGGAATGCCAGCATCTGGCGGCTTCTCCTCTTGGGGGTTTTGCTGCTGGCGGGCAACGCGCATGCGCAGGGCTCGGTCACGGTAACCGCACCCAATGCTGCGGTGGGCGGGGATGTGATCACCATTCCTGTGTCGATGAGTTCGCTCACGACGGCCTTGGGCTCCAGCACGTTCAGTATTACGGTGGACACCAGCTTGATGCAGCTTTCCGTGACTTGCAATGTGGCCGCCAGCTCGCCAGGCGCCTGCGCCCAGGTCTCAGGCCTCACGGTGAATGGCAACGTCATCAACGGGAACATCAACGATCTGGCACAAAGTCAAGTGGTGGTGGTTTCCGTGACGGGGCAAGTGCCGACCAAAGTGGACGTCACCGATTATCCCAATCCCGGCACCATCGCGACCGTGGCGAGTCTCACGCTCGCAGGAGGGGCCACTTCGTCGTCCCACGGCAATACCACGGTCACTTATCTGCCCTACGACATCGCCATCACGTCCAGAATTCTTTCGCCGATCACGACGTTCGCATTCGATACCGATGAAATCGTGATCGAGAACACCTACGTCAACAACGGTCCGGGTCCCGCGCATGGCGCCTTCATTCGTGGAGAACTGTATACGCGCGATACCGTCAACATGGGCTACTCGCCCTGGACTTTGGTTGGACTGCAGATTGACTGCGCGTCCAGCAATGGGGCGCAGTGCCCGGCGGCTCCGATTCAGCTGGGCGGCGACACCTGGTACGGGCAAACCGGTATCTATCAGGACCGGGTCCCCGTGATGCCAACGGGTGGCTCGGTGGTGGTCACCATGCGCTTCAAGATCGCCAAGCCTTCAGTCACGCAAACCTGCGGTGCTTCGTACCAAGGGGTGATCAAAGGTATTGTCTCGGTGGGCTCCCGCTATTCGGCCGGATCCATGTCTGACTACAGCAATGAACAACTCTCCACAGCGAGCGTGCAGTTGCCTCCCTGTCCTTTGACGGATCTGTCGGTGGAGATCACGCAGGCACCGCCATTGGTGCTGGCATTGAATACACCTTATGCCTACGAAATCGTGTTCAGAAACAATGGGCCGCTCGACACGCCGGCCCAGTTGAACCCACTTTTTGCCAATCACATCATTGATCCAAGCGTTCAGGTCACTTCGTCAGGTTGGCAATGCATTTCGGGTGGCAGTAACTGCCCGGACGCGAACAATAGGGTGGCCAATTTTCCTGCGGGAACCGAGATTCGCATGAGGATCAACGTCTCTCTGGCTCAGGTAAGCACGCCCCGTTGCGGCCCCGACACGTGGTTTGGGCGACTGTTCGTCATGCCGGATATCTATCCCAATGGCGTTGATCCGGGTTCTGGCCTGGCGATGGTTGACTCCGACCTTGGCAATAACAGCACGAGATCGGAAGACTCGAATCTGAACCTGCCACGGCCAGCGTGTCCCACGCGTGATCTGGAAAGCAGAATCGATTCCATGCCTGCGGCGGTGAAGTTTGGTGAACCCTATGTGGTGCGCTTCACCTACACCAACCATGGTGCGGATGACCTCGTATGGACAGGGAGCTCCCAGGGCCCGGCGCAGGTGCAATTCTTTTTCAATCGCAACGGCAATACCCCTGTGCGCTTTGCGAGCGCGAATATGACATGCGTCGCCAGCAACAATGCGACCTGCCCGACACTGAGTGTGCCTGCCAATTTCCAGCAGCCATTCGAAGCGAATTGGATAGCCCCGAATCTTGGAGATGCCTTTGGCATGAGCAATCCGTTCACCATTCCGGTGAATGGGTCGTTGACTTATGAGTTCACGCTGCTGCCCATTGGATACCCGCCGCAATGCCCCAATGGCGCGCAAACGCGTATGGAGATCACGACCTCTATTGCAAGCCACGATTCATACTTGGAGCCTGCCAATGATCCTCACCCCAACGACGCGATAGCGTCAACTGACAAATCGCCAGTCTGTGAAGACCTCACGGTCAACAAGCAGCTGACGGTCAATGGTACGCAGTCGAATTCGGTGGATGTGAATGCGCCGCTGTCGTTCAGCCTCACCGCTACCGCTCCGGCCGTCGATCAAGGCGGCAGGGATGTGACGAGCGTGATGATCGAAGATGTGCTGCCAGCAGGCTTCGTGTTCGACCCGGCAACGCCCGGCCAGTTCGCATGCACGCGTGTGCCGGCTGGCGATGTCGTCACGCAGTGCGCCACGTTCGGCAATGGCATCACCTGGGACGCCGCAACGCGGTCGCTGAAGATCAATACATCCGTTCTGAAAGCGGGATCGGCGGTGAGTTATGTCATCCTCGGTCGAGCGGCGGCCCAGGCAGGAGTGTGGTCCAACACGGCTACATTGACGCTGGACGATGTGGAGTTCTATGACCAGAACAAAGGATCGAACACTTCCAATGTGGAGTTCACCATCAATGGTCGCGAACCGACGGTGCTCAAGTCCACGAGTGATTCTGTGATCTCCGCAGCGGGCGCGAACGTGCGTTACAACATCGTGGTGAGCAATCCGGCCAACGGTGACGCGATCACCTTGGGGCGTCTGACTGATGCTCTGCCAACCGGTTTCGTGCTGGTCTCCAGCAGCGTTCCGGTGGTCACCGGCGGTGGATCCTTCGACAGTGCTCAGCTCCCTCAGGCAGGTGACACCACCTTGAATTGGGGCGCGTTCATGCTGTCGGCAGGCGGCTCTATCAGTGTTGATTTTGTAGTGCGCAGCAATCCTGCGCTCAAGTGCGGCCCCGACGTAATCAACAACTCCGCCGCCTTCCGCTACAACACCGCGTCAGGTGCGGCGAGCGTGGCCTACGATGGTGCTGCGCCGGGCCACCCACGGGACGACGTGACCTTCCCGTGTGTGCCCAGCACCACGGGCAACTTGAGCGCAGCGATGGTGATCTCGGGTGAACCTTTGCCCTCCGGATTCGCGCCGGAGGCGGGGATGTTTGCGTTGTGCACCGATCCAGCCAGCAGCACTCAGAGTCGCTATCCGGCCACTGGCTTTGCGACCATGACCAGCGCTTTGTCGGCGCAGCTCGACGCCTTGCCGGTTGATGCGGTGTGCGTGGTGCAACTCGATCCCGCCAAACCGATTACCGCCGCGCCTGTTGGCTACCGCTGGAATAGCACGACACCCGTGATTGCGCCCGCTACGCTCACCATCGTGAGTGGTCAGACCGTGGCGAGCACATTCACGTGGACGCTCGAGCGTGATGTGGCCGACTTGCTTGTGAACTTCACCGTTGCGGGGGCACCCGGTGGTTACTCCGGATCTGTGGGGGTGTATGCCCTGTGTGACCTGCCTGCCGCAGGCACCCGTTATCCCGCCAGCGGAGTGGTGCTTATCAACGCACAGGCAAATGGCATTGTGAGTGGTGTTCCCGTGGGCGCGAAATGCGCGATCAACCTCGATGGCGCTCCGCTTCCTGTTGCAGCTTCGGGTTACCGGTGGAGCAGTGTCCTGCCCACGGTGAGTCAGCCGGGCGTCACGTTGTCAACCGGTGCAACGGCCTCGATCCATTGGGCCATGGCGGTCTCCACCGATGGCAACGGCTCCGGTGAGACACCCGTTCCAGTCCCCGTGAACCAATGGCAGGCGCTTGCAATCCTTTCGCTGATGATGCTGGCGTGGACCGGATGGCGACAGCGCACGCGACGCGGCGCATCAGCCGCCCGCTGA
- a CDS encoding DUF2314 domain-containing protein — translation MSSERHDPAMQQAIQRSQQSFPFFWRELSWEYRRIVPGLDFAAIKLPFAVSAEAQAAHGAPAFEHMWVSDVQFDGHVLSGSLLNNANFIPELQSGTEVSAPLADLEDWMYTSVGVLCGGFTVQAIRAAMAPGERAEHDAAWGQPFPDPALCNITPYEVPAPKQPSRLSRLWKKAVAPGGLPFDEALRLAREKEHPMSENMRERYASDLKEQPDMVSAALDDGWTLLQRDALAGNLAPVQVLRQLGADAHNQRTPQGDNALELAQRMGWTRVVEALR, via the coding sequence ATGAGCAGCGAACGACATGACCCCGCCATGCAGCAAGCCATTCAGCGCTCGCAGCAGAGCTTTCCTTTCTTCTGGCGTGAGCTGTCCTGGGAATATCGGCGCATCGTTCCAGGGCTGGATTTCGCGGCTATCAAGCTGCCGTTCGCGGTGAGCGCCGAGGCGCAGGCCGCGCACGGCGCGCCAGCGTTCGAGCACATGTGGGTGAGCGATGTGCAGTTCGACGGGCATGTGCTGAGCGGCTCGCTGCTCAACAATGCCAACTTCATTCCCGAATTGCAGAGCGGTACTGAGGTGTCCGCACCGCTCGCCGATCTGGAGGACTGGATGTACACCAGCGTGGGTGTGCTTTGCGGCGGCTTCACAGTGCAGGCGATCCGCGCGGCCATGGCCCCGGGGGAGCGGGCCGAGCATGACGCGGCCTGGGGGCAGCCGTTTCCCGATCCGGCGCTCTGCAACATCACGCCGTACGAAGTTCCTGCGCCCAAGCAGCCCAGCAGGCTGAGCCGCCTCTGGAAGAAGGCCGTCGCGCCCGGCGGCTTGCCGTTCGACGAGGCGCTGAGGCTGGCGCGCGAGAAGGAGCATCCGATGAGCGAGAACATGCGCGAGCGCTATGCCTCGGATCTGAAGGAGCAACCCGACATGGTGAGCGCGGCGCTGGACGACGGCTGGACGCTGCTGCAGCGCGACGCGCTCGCGGGCAATCTCGCCCCGGTCCAGGTGCTGCGCCAGCTCGGTGCCGACGCCCACAACCAGCGCACGCCACAGGGCGACAACGCGCTGGAACTGGCACAGCGTATGGGGTGGACGCGTGTGGTCGAGGCGCTGCGCTGA
- the hemE gene encoding uroporphyrinogen decarboxylase, with protein sequence MSFSPLTNDTFLRACRRQATDYTPLWLMRQAGRYLPEYKATRAKAGSFMGLATNVDYATEVTLQPLERFPLDAAILFSDILTVPDAMGLGLSFAEGEGPRFAKVVRDESAVAELAVPDMDKLRYVFDAVTSIRHALNGRVPLIGFSGSPWTLACYMVEGKGSDDYRTVKSLMYSRPDLMHRILAVNADSVAQYLNAQIDAGAQAVMIFDSWGGVLADGAFQEFSLAYTKRVLSQLKRTGVDGLDVPRIVFTKGGGIWLSDMHALDCEVLGLDWTANLGKARAIVGDCKALQGNIDPNVLFAPPAQIASQVKAVLESFGAPHVDRLTTGPTHIFNLGHGISQFTPPEHVAALVEAVHGHSRAMRQTLLKKAD encoded by the coding sequence ATGAGCTTCTCTCCCTTGACCAACGACACGTTTCTTCGCGCCTGCCGCCGTCAGGCCACCGACTACACCCCGCTGTGGCTGATGCGTCAGGCTGGCCGCTACCTGCCGGAGTACAAGGCAACGCGGGCGAAGGCGGGCAGTTTCATGGGGCTGGCCACCAATGTGGACTATGCGACCGAGGTGACGCTGCAGCCGCTGGAGCGCTTTCCGCTCGACGCCGCGATCTTGTTTTCCGACATCCTGACCGTACCCGACGCCATGGGCCTTGGCCTGTCGTTCGCCGAGGGCGAAGGTCCGCGCTTTGCCAAGGTCGTGCGTGACGAGTCCGCCGTGGCCGAGCTCGCCGTGCCGGACATGGACAAGCTGCGCTACGTGTTCGACGCCGTCACCAGCATCCGCCACGCGCTGAACGGCCGCGTGCCGCTGATCGGCTTCTCGGGCAGCCCGTGGACACTGGCCTGCTACATGGTCGAAGGCAAGGGCAGCGACGATTACCGCACGGTCAAATCGCTGATGTATTCGCGCCCCGACCTGATGCACCGCATTCTGGCGGTGAACGCAGACAGCGTCGCCCAGTACCTCAACGCCCAGATCGACGCGGGCGCGCAGGCCGTGATGATTTTTGACAGCTGGGGCGGTGTGCTGGCCGACGGCGCGTTCCAGGAATTCAGCCTCGCCTACACCAAGCGCGTGCTCTCGCAACTAAAGCGCACTGGCGTGGATGGCTTGGATGTGCCGCGCATCGTCTTCACCAAAGGCGGAGGCATCTGGCTGTCCGACATGCATGCGCTCGACTGCGAGGTCCTGGGTCTGGACTGGACCGCCAACCTTGGCAAGGCGCGCGCCATCGTGGGCGACTGCAAAGCGCTGCAAGGCAACATCGATCCGAACGTGCTGTTCGCGCCACCCGCGCAGATCGCTTCCCAGGTCAAGGCGGTGCTCGAGAGCTTTGGCGCGCCCCATGTCGACCGGTTGACTACGGGTCCCACACACATCTTCAATCTGGGCCACGGCATCAGCCAGTTCACACCGCCCGAACATGTCGCCGCGCTGGTGGAAGCAGTGCATGGCCATTCCCGAGCCATGCGCCAAACGCTCCTGAAAAAAGCGGATTGA
- a CDS encoding CsbD family protein, translating to MKKEQVTGRVEEAKGAIKETVGKAIGNTKMQVEGVIEKNAGKVVAAAGDLANKVEKAAKK from the coding sequence ATGAAGAAGGAACAAGTGACCGGCCGTGTGGAAGAGGCCAAGGGCGCCATCAAGGAAACCGTGGGCAAGGCCATCGGCAACACCAAGATGCAGGTGGAAGGCGTGATCGAGAAGAATGCGGGCAAGGTGGTGGCTGCAGCGGGCGATCTGGCCAACAAGGTCGAGAAGGCTGCGAAGAAATGA
- a CDS encoding M48 family metalloprotease, with translation MGNLVYPREKSLGRITLVLGIIVWILLIVGTVGVALIYVLFGFIGYLFAQSALIAWLRGTGVRLSEEQLPLLYAQYIGCCDKLGIKEPPEAYLLQGDGMMNAFATRFLGREFVIVLSDTVDAMNDLPDGVNFYFGHELGHIKQGHLTGHIWRAPVLWLPLIGAAYARAKEYTCDMHGRACCTSAEVAARAMSVLAAGSDKWRHVNLVSYARQTMTNRGFFADLHELISGYPWLTKRVARILNPEIKMPGRNPFSYIFAFFIPYAGRVGGGAAGLVILMMIVAVIGMGAAAAIPAYHEYQGRAELTNEWTNSSAARTALGEYYASKEEVPDTLEDAGISASQAAGFDYDSSTMSLSKETKLGTLTLVPSEQGGKVLWHCYGEGKRIQKALPKSCKADDEEE, from the coding sequence ATGGGCAATCTGGTTTATCCGCGCGAGAAATCGCTGGGCAGGATCACGCTGGTGTTGGGCATCATCGTCTGGATTCTGTTGATTGTGGGCACTGTGGGCGTGGCCCTGATCTACGTGCTGTTCGGCTTCATCGGCTACCTGTTCGCCCAGTCGGCGCTGATCGCCTGGCTGCGAGGCACCGGCGTGCGGTTGTCCGAGGAGCAACTGCCGCTGCTCTATGCCCAGTACATCGGCTGCTGCGACAAGCTGGGCATCAAGGAGCCGCCCGAGGCCTATCTGTTGCAGGGCGACGGCATGATGAACGCCTTCGCGACGCGCTTCCTGGGGCGTGAATTCGTGATCGTGCTGTCGGACACCGTCGACGCGATGAACGACCTGCCCGACGGCGTGAACTTCTACTTCGGCCACGAACTCGGCCACATCAAGCAGGGCCATTTGACGGGCCACATCTGGCGCGCGCCCGTGCTGTGGCTGCCGCTGATTGGCGCGGCCTATGCGCGCGCCAAGGAATACACCTGCGACATGCATGGCCGCGCCTGCTGCACGTCCGCCGAAGTGGCAGCACGTGCGATGTCGGTGCTGGCTGCGGGCTCCGACAAGTGGCGCCACGTGAATCTGGTGAGCTACGCGCGCCAGACCATGACCAATCGCGGCTTCTTCGCCGATCTGCATGAGTTGATCAGCGGCTACCCATGGCTCACCAAGCGCGTGGCACGCATTCTCAACCCCGAGATCAAGATGCCGGGCCGCAACCCTTTTTCGTACATCTTCGCGTTCTTCATTCCCTACGCGGGACGCGTGGGCGGCGGTGCGGCTGGGCTGGTGATCCTGATGATGATCGTCGCCGTGATCGGCATGGGCGCCGCGGCGGCGATCCCCGCTTATCACGAGTACCAAGGCCGAGCCGAACTGACCAACGAGTGGACGAATTCGTCGGCCGCCCGCACGGCACTCGGCGAGTACTACGCCAGCAAGGAAGAAGTGCCCGACACTCTGGAAGACGCGGGCATCTCCGCCAGTCAGGCTGCGGGTTTCGACTACGACTCCAGCACCATGAGCCTGAGCAAGGAAACCAAGCTTGGCACTCTCACGCTCGTGCCTTCCGAACAGGGCGGCAAGGTGCTGTGGCACTGCTACGGCGAAGGCAAGCGCATCCAGAAGGCGCTGCCCAAGAGTTGCAAAGCGGATGACGAGGAAGAGTGA